AATGTGGAAAGTCATGCACAAAAATGTCTCTAAGATTGCGATGTCCAACGGGTTCGAAACTACTCAACCTACTGCTATAGATATTCTGACAGAGATAGCTGGAAACTATCTTTCCAATCTAACGAGATCGTTAAAGATTCACAAAGAAACCAACTCAGTCAATCGTATGAAACCGGAAGAGATGCTTGAGGCagttcttcttgaaaatgGTATCAATAAACCAGATGATTTATACAGTTATATGGAGTCTGAATTCGAGAAAAAGACTAAAAAGCTCAAGGATGTCAAGGCTAAGTTGGAaaacttcttgaaagatCTATTGCGCCCTACCTTACAGGATTTATCTGAAAGAAATTTCGAAGATGAGAGCCAAAGTTTTGTAACTGGTGATTTTGCATCCAATCTCAATGGTGAAGATTTCTTTGGTTTCAGAGAGCTGGGTCTTGAACAGGAGTTTGGTATCTTAAGCAACTCGGTTCCTATTTCGCTATTGAGCTTTCAATTCCAAGCTACAGATAGCGAGACGAAGGAACAAGTTATGAAACTTCAAGctgaagaaatcaaagatATTGTGTATGAAAAAGTCAGCAAGAAAGACCTTCAATCAGATAGATTTTCTCCTATCGTGCTGTCACTACTGACACAGTCCTATGAGAAGACGAAGTCTGCCATTCCGAAGATCAACAAAGTTGTAACAGCTGAGGCAGAAAAGGACAACGATGATGTCACAGAAGAGGAGCCAAAAACTAAACCATTGGAGGACAATGATGACCTGTTGGTCATGGAAGATGACGAATTGCCGGTCAAGACCAAGATGGGATCAAGGTTAAGATTACCACCAACTGGTAAGATATCTACAACGTACAAGAAGAGGCCACTTGCAGATGCGTTTATATTACCCGAGGAGGATCCAATCGATGAGATCAATGTTAATAATGATAGTGATCAGGTTAAAGTAGAAGACGTCCCTGAGAATAACGGAACGCCAATGGATAACGACAGAGAATTGGACCTGCAAATATCAGAGAATCCTTTGTTTGACTCCCCCGATATTGACAACAACAGCTTTGGTCTCAACTTAGAAGACAACGATATCGCTGTTTCCAACAGTTCTTTGAACCTGAAGCTGGGCTAGGCCCCCCCTTCCGATACAAGTTTTATGATCTTATCGTTAAATACCATTAGAAGTATTCTATAGTAGCGCATTCTCTACGCAAAGTTGTAAATACACAGTTATTAATATCGCTAGTTCAACCCCCACCGTCCTCTTTATTTAATTGTTAAAATCTTATGTAGATATGCTCCAAGTCCGTAAGGTTTCTCACGTACAATGCAGAAACACCGTGGAACTACATTTATTTCCAAGCCCCGTTATCTTATTGTGTAAAAGCCCAATTAATTGACCGACCCCCCACGGTGTATGCCTCAAGAATGAACTGAATCACAGAGAATATGTCAATTGAAATGACACATCCCGGTGCCAGTTACCATGTGAGTCTATTTTAAACCAGGTTTACAATCCACGGAATGAGAGATGTAAGAAAAGTGTTCcttgttattttttgttcacGTGACTAAAAAATCAGCCTTCCTTGGGGTTCACAGTGGTTTCTATCTCCACGTACGGCATCTCTCACCGGATTAATCCTTTCCGTGGAAGTGGTTCTGTGGTTCTGTGGTACTGTGGAAGTGGGAAACTATCAacatcaaaaatttgatatccTCAGATCAGCCCGCTAGAAGTGCTCACTATTGGCTTGATAAATCGAGGGACGTTTTCATGCGGTATTTTCTACGCGGAGAAGTGATGTTATTTTTGGAGAACTCGTAAATCATATCTGTTCCTCCCGTTTTTCAAAGTAGCGCATGGAAATCCTTAGTTCCACGGAACTTTTCAAAACCATTATGAAGGGCTACTGTAAAACAGCTGCACAAGAGTCTCTCTCTCTTAAGAGGTCGCTAAACGTTGCAACACAAGAAGCCCGTGAGTGGCTTCCCCGTAACGCCCCCCCCGCCATACCACCTCCAGGACTCGGTGGGAAAGGATGAGTAGAAATCGCGGGCTTTCCTTCGCGTAATAGGACTGCAAAGAAGCAAGAGAAACACCGTGGGAGAAAGGGACCCCTAAAGTAGCCCAACTCTGTTTGGAAGAATCAAAGGCAGGGACCTCTACCTCCACCGTACCACTGCCACACAGAAGAGCAGCGGGACTACCGGAACACGATTAGCCTTCGTTTACATGTTGGCAAACCCAGGACATAGATCAGAGTGTATTACATTAGCACAGACCGGCCGTGGGTAAGTTTTTCCTGACTAAAATGGCCGCAGCTGCAAGTCCACGGAATATTTCCCTTTTTTGCTCGATAAGTTGTACGTGCTGTCCTCTCAGATCGTATTATCcccaaagaaaaaagaaagaaagtgattttctctttcttctagCAGCTATGAGTTGAGGAAGATTCCACGGAAAGGAGCGAGGAGCAACGATGATTTCACCCACAGAGCATGCTGTAGAGGCAATGGCTTAAATACAAGATCTGAAAATCTACAGTAATTGcttttgatgaagaaggatCAAGAATTCGATTAcaactttttattttaattcGATGGTCTTTCTTCCACGGGATGCCCATCCGACAGATTAGACATTTCACAAACATAACTGGCACACACACAAACAAACAATGCTTCTATAGTGATTCAGTTAGTCCTCCACGGGATTTGGACTTGGACCTGGACTTGGATTTGGACTTggaaaaagtatataaaaaCTATATGCCAATTGATACTTACAGGAAAAAGAATTTACAACTCTTGATATATACAAAGTAAAGAAAAGTAACAATGTCTCTTGCAAGTGACAAGAAGGATGCCGATGTGGCGTCTACTACTACAACTGCGCAAGATGATGACAACTTGTCCACATATCATGGTTTCGACCATCATGTGCAGGACCAAGTCAGACAGCTTGCCCGCACATTGACTCAACAGAGCAGTCTGcatcaaaagaaagaacacaCTCTGCCTGAGGAAGGTATCAACCCTATCTTTACCAACACTGAGGCCGATGACTACAACCCAAGATTGGACCCTACTTCCGATGAGTTCTCCTCTGCAGAATGGGTTCAGAACATGAGCAACATTAGCAACTCAGACCCGGATTACTACAAACCATACTCCCTTGGCTGTTACTGGAAGGATTTGGTCGCAACTGGTGAATCTGCTGATATCGAATACCAGGCCAACTTCTTGAACGGACCATATAAAGGTCTGAAAACTGTTTATAACACGGTGGTGCCATCCACAGCCTCTTCAAAGGACAAGAATTTCAAGATTTTGAAGTCTATGGAAGGTGCCGTCAACCCAGGTGAGCTGCTAGTTGTGCTAGGTAGACCTGGTTCAGGGTGTACCACTTTGCTAAAATCTATCTCGTCTAATACCCACGGTTTCAACATCGCCAAGGAATCTACTATCTCCTATAGCGGCATGACTCCAAACGACATCAGAAAACACTTCCGTGGTGAAGTTGTCTACAACGCTGAAGCCGATATCCATTTACCACACTTGACTGTTTACCAAACTTTACTGACAGTTGCAAGATTAAAGACTCCACAAAACCGTCTGAAAGGAATCGATAGAGAGACTTACGCTAGACATTTAACGGAAGTGGCCATGGCCACTTTTGGTCTTTCACATACAAGAAACACCAAAGTCGGTAACGACTTAGTTAGAGGTGTGTCTGGTGGTGAACGTAAGCGTGTCTCCATTGCTGAAGTCTCTATTTGTGGTTCTAAATTCCAATGTTGGGATAACGCAACGAGAGGTTTAGATTCTGCCACCGCACTGGAGTTTATCCGTGCTTTAAAAGTTCAAGCCAGTATTTCCAACGCTGCTGCTACTGTGGCTATCTACCAATGTTCTCAAGATGCATACGATCTATTCGATAAAGTCTGTGTGCTTTACGATGGTTATCAAATTTACTTTGGACCTGCTGGTAAGGCTAAggaatattttcaaaagatgGGTTACGTTAGTCCTGAAAGACAGACTACTGCTGACTTCCTAACAGCTGTCACTTCTCCATctgaaagaataataaacCAGGATTACATAAATAGAGGTATCTTTGTTCCTCAAACTCCTAAGGAAATGTGGGAATATTGGAGAGCCTCCGAAGATCATGCTGACctaattaaagaaattgacAGTAAGTTATCTGATAATTACGATGCTAATCTTGCAGAAATAAAGGATGCTCATGTCGCTAGACAGTCTAAGAGAGCTAGACCATCTTCCCCATATACCGTAAGCTATGGTAtgcaaataaaatactTATTAATTCGTAATTTCTGGAGAATCAAACAGAGTTCAGGTGTTACGTTATTTATGGTCATAGGTAACTCGTCGATGGCGTTTATATTGGGTTCAATGTTCTACAAGGTAATGAAACATAATACTACCTCCACATTTTATTTCAGAGGTGCTGCCATGTTCTTCGCTGTCTTATTTAATGCCTTCTCATCCCTATTGGAAATTTTCTCTTTATTCGAAGCTAGACCAATCACTGAAAAACATAGAACATACTCGCTATACCACCCAAGTGCTGATGCATTTGCCTCTATCCTTTCTGAAGTTCCAGCTAAACTTATTACTGCCGTTTgtttcaatattatttactACTTCTTGGTGAATTTCAGAAGAAATGGTGgtgtcttcttcttctatttcCTGATCAACATTGTTGCAGTATTTGCCATGTCTCATTTATTTAGATGTGTTGGTTCTGTCTCAAAGACATTATCTGCTGCGATGGTTCCTGCTTCCATGTTATTGCTTGGTTTGTCAATGTATTCCGGTTTTGCAATCCCAAGGACTAAGATTTTGGGATGGTCTAAATGGATCTGGTACATCAACCCACTTGCATACTTATTTGAATCGTTGATGATCAATGAGTTCCATGACCGTAAATTCCCATGTTCACAATATATCCCATCTGGTTCAGTTTATAATAACGTTCCAGCTGACTCAAGGATTTGTTCTAGTGTTGGTGCCATTAGAGGTAATGACTATGTTTTGGGTGACGACTTCTTGAGAGAGAGTTACTCTTACTTGCACAAACATAAGTGGCGTGGTTTTGGTATTGGTCTGGCCTATGTGATTTTCTTCCTTGTTTTGTACTTAATCCTTTGTGAGTACAATGAAGGTGCCAAACAAAAGGGTGAAATCTTGGTCTTCCcacaaaatattgttagaagaatgaaaaaagaacGTAAACTGAAGAATGTTAGCTCTGACAATGATGTTGAAATTGGTGATGTTAGTGATATCTCCGACAAAAAGATTCTTGCTGATTCATCTGATGAATCGGAAGAAAGTGGTGCTAACATTGGTTTATCTCAATCTGAAGCCATCTTCCACTGGAGAAACTTGTGTTACGATGTTCAAATTAAAAAGGAAACTAGACGTATCTTGAATAATGTGGATGGTTGGGTTAAACCAGGTACTTTGACTGCGCTAATGGGTGCATCGGGTGCTGGTAAGACTACATTATTGGATTGTTTGGCGGAGAGAGTAACGATGGGTGTTATTACAGGTGAGGTTTCAGTTGATGGTAAGCAAAGAGATGACTCTTTTGCTAGATCTATTGGTTACTGTCAACAACAAGATTTGCACTTGAAAACATCGACAGTCAGGGAATCGCTAAGATTCTCCGCTTACCTACGTCAACCTGCTGATGTGtctattgaagaaaagaaccAATACGTTGAAGATGTCATTAAGATTCTAGAAATGGAACAATATGCAGATGCTGTTGTTGGTGTTCCTGGTGAAGGTTTAAATGttgaacaaagaaagagacTGACTATTGGTGTTGAATTGGCTGCTAAACCAAAACTTCTGGTCTTTTTGGATGAACCTACTTCAGGTCTGGATTCACAAACAGCATGGTCCATTTGTCAACTAATGAAGAAACTAGCTAATCATGGCCAAGCTATTTTGTGTACAATTCACCAACCTTCTGCTATTTTGATGCAAGAGTTTGATAGATTGCTGTTTTTGCAACGTGGTGGTAAGACCGTTTACTTTGGTGACCTAGGTGATGGCTGTAAGACTATGATCGATTATTTTGAAAGCCATGGCTCTCACAAGTGTCCACCAGATGCTAACCCAGCTGAATGGATGTTAGAAGTCGTTGGTGCTGCTCCAGGGTCTCATGCTAATCAGGATTACCACGAAGTATGGAGAAATTCCGATGAGTATCAAAAGGTTCAGGAAGAATTGGAGTGGATGTCCAACGAGCttccaaagaaaaatactaATAACTCTGAGACAGTCCATAAAGAATTTGCTACTGGTGTTCTTTACCAATGTAAGTTGGTTTCCCTTCGTCTGTTCCAACAATACTGGAGATCTCCAGATTACCTATGGTCAAAGTTCTTCTTGACTATTTTCAACAATATCTTTATTGGTTTCACATTCTTCAAAGCTGATAGGTCATTGCAAGGTTTGCAAAACCAAATGTTAGCTGTTTTTATGTTTACAGTGATCTTCAACCCATTGCTACAGCAGTATTTGCCATCATTTGTTCAACAAAGAGACTTATACGAAGCAAGAGAAAGACCTTCCAGAACATTTTCATGGAAGGCTTTCATTGTTTCTCAAATCCTTGTTGAAATCCCATGGAATATCCTAGCTGGTACTGTCGCTTTTGTGATTTACTATTATGCTATTGGGTTCTACTCCAATGCTTCTGTAGCACATCAACTACACGAACGTGGTGCTTTGTTCTGGTTGTTTTCGTGCGCATTCTATGTCTACATTGGATCTCTTGCTCTATTCTGTATTTCCTTTAACCAGGTGGCAGAAGCAGCAGCAAACATGGCATCCTTAATGTTCACTCTATCGCTATCTTTCTGTGGTGTTCTAGTTACTCCAAATGGTATGCCAAGATTCTGGATTTTCATGTACAGAGTATCGCCATTGACATATCTGATTGATGGTATGCTTTCTACTGGTGTTGCTAATGTCGCCATTAAGTGTTCTAACTACGAGTTACTGCGGTTTTCTCCTGCTGCAAACTTGACTTGTGGCGAGTACTTGGGACCATACCTACAAACCGTGAAGACTGGCTACATTGTTGACCCATCAGCTACAGACACATGTGAACTATGTCCATACTCTCATACCAATGACTTCTTGAGTTCTGTTAGTTCCAAGTACTCTCGTAGATGGAGAAATTGGGgtattttcatttgttaCATTGCTTTCAACTATATCGCtggtattttcttgtaCTGGTTGGCCAGAGTTCCAAAGAAATCTGGTAAACTTGCcaagaaataatttatttaGCCTGCGCTCATAATCTGGCTCTGGTATTAATACATATTGCATTCGGAAAACTATTAGTTTTTATAAATTTCAtagattttatttttaatattataatttaaGTTCATGTTTGTTtatcatcaaaattttattaatggGACAACATCCTAATGATGTTCTAAAGAAGTGGATCAGATCCTTAAAATCGTCAGATTATATTGTTGAATTTTCCCGTATCTCATATAtcaaaagtatataaaagaaatctgCTCATAGGTATAAAATTTTAGACAGCGCTCGGTAAAATATATTCTAGTAGTACATCTATTTACTTAACCTATTATTCTCTGAAACTTAGTTATTTATAGTGCATATTCAACCATTTCAGCAGTACTAAATTATGGTTATGCTTGTCGTTTTGTATTACAATGTAGGTCGGCTGATTCAATTGTCCAAAATCGAGAAATATAAGGATATTTCAGCAGGAATTCAGTAATAGTCTTGTAAACTTTGATGTAGTTGGGCATTAAGtgtaaaagaaatttaGTTGATTCCCATTTCTTGATACAGACCTAAACATCATCAAACTAATAAGATAATATGTTTAAACTTCCTGGGTTTGGTAAGGCTTCTATTAGCCATAGCCCACCAGACATGAGCAATGTTAATATCAGACCTGTCACTTTATGTGTTACTAATTGTCCAAACAACACATATGCACTAGCCAATGTCGCTGCTGTCAACCCTGCTGATTTACCAGAtaacatatatattattgtgGACAACTTGTTTGTATTCACAACAAGGCATTCAAATGATGTCCCAGCTGGGACTATTGGTTTTAATGGTAACCAGCGTACTTGGGGTGGCTGGTCATTAAATCAGGATGCGCAGGTCAAATCCTTTGATTTATTTAAGTATGCTGGTAAAGCCTCATACTTGGGAACTATAGATATGGAAATTACGTTCAGATCGAGAAACAAGGCAGTTGCCACACCTTTTGACCAAGATGAATTGGCTGCCCAATTTGTCGCAAACTTTGAATCTCAAATTTTCAGTCCAACACAGTATATGATCATGGAATTTAAAGGCCATTATTTTGACCTAAAGATTAGAAACCTTCAAGCGATTGATTTGGGTGACATAGATTCATCGGCTCCAGTATCATCAGGAATTGAAGTGAAGGGTATACTGACAAAGCAAACACAaattaatttctttaaagGTAGA
This is a stretch of genomic DNA from Nakaseomyces glabratus chromosome M, complete sequence. It encodes these proteins:
- the CDR1 gene encoding pleiotropic drug resistance family ABC transporter (CAGL0M01760g~Multidrug transporter of ATP-binding cassette (ABC) superfamily, involved in resistance to azoles; expression regulated by Pdr1p; increased abundance in azole resistant strains; expression increased by loss of the mitochondrial genome) — protein: MSLASDKKDADVASTTTTAQDDDNLSTYHGFDHHVQDQVRQLARTLTQQSSLHQKKEHTLPEEGINPIFTNTEADDYNPRLDPTSDEFSSAEWVQNMSNISNSDPDYYKPYSLGCYWKDLVATGESADIEYQANFLNGPYKGLKTVYNTVVPSTASSKDKNFKILKSMEGAVNPGELLVVLGRPGSGCTTLLKSISSNTHGFNIAKESTISYSGMTPNDIRKHFRGEVVYNAEADIHLPHLTVYQTLLTVARLKTPQNRLKGIDRETYARHLTEVAMATFGLSHTRNTKVGNDLVRGVSGGERKRVSIAEVSICGSKFQCWDNATRGLDSATALEFIRALKVQASISNAAATVAIYQCSQDAYDLFDKVCVLYDGYQIYFGPAGKAKEYFQKMGYVSPERQTTADFLTAVTSPSERIINQDYINRGIFVPQTPKEMWEYWRASEDHADLIKEIDSKLSDNYDANLAEIKDAHVARQSKRARPSSPYTVSYGMQIKYLLIRNFWRIKQSSGVTLFMVIGNSSMAFILGSMFYKVMKHNTTSTFYFRGAAMFFAVLFNAFSSLLEIFSLFEARPITEKHRTYSLYHPSADAFASILSEVPAKLITAVCFNIIYYFLVNFRRNGGVFFFYFLINIVAVFAMSHLFRCVGSVSKTLSAAMVPASMLLLGLSMYSGFAIPRTKILGWSKWIWYINPLAYLFESLMINEFHDRKFPCSQYIPSGSVYNNVPADSRICSSVGAIRGNDYVLGDDFLRESYSYLHKHKWRGFGIGLAYVIFFLVLYLILCEYNEGAKQKGEILVFPQNIVRRMKKERKLKNVSSDNDVEIGDVSDISDKKILADSSDESEESGANIGLSQSEAIFHWRNLCYDVQIKKETRRILNNVDGWVKPGTLTALMGASGAGKTTLLDCLAERVTMGVITGEVSVDGKQRDDSFARSIGYCQQQDLHLKTSTVRESLRFSAYLRQPADVSIEEKNQYVEDVIKILEMEQYADAVVGVPGEGLNVEQRKRLTIGVELAAKPKLLVFLDEPTSGLDSQTAWSICQLMKKLANHGQAILCTIHQPSAILMQEFDRLLFLQRGGKTVYFGDLGDGCKTMIDYFESHGSHKCPPDANPAEWMLEVVGAAPGSHANQDYHEVWRNSDEYQKVQEELEWMSNELPKKNTNNSETVHKEFATGVLYQCKLVSLRLFQQYWRSPDYLWSKFFLTIFNNIFIGFTFFKADRSLQGLQNQMLAVFMFTVIFNPLLQQYLPSFVQQRDLYEARERPSRTFSWKAFIVSQILVEIPWNILAGTVAFVIYYYAIGFYSNASVAHQLHERGALFWLFSCAFYVYIGSLALFCISFNQVAEAAANMASLMFTLSLSFCGVLVTPNGMPRFWIFMYRVSPLTYLIDGMLSTGVANVAIKCSNYELLRFSPAANLTCGEYLGPYLQTVKTGYIVDPSATDTCELCPYSHTNDFLSSVSSKYSRRWRNWGIFICYIAFNYIAGIFLYWLARVPKKSGKLAKK